In the Bacillus shivajii genome, one interval contains:
- a CDS encoding NADH-quinone oxidoreductase subunit A, producing the protein MELGVYYDSLVYVIIFILLGVALPVVALTFGRFVRPKNPYKEKLTTYESGIEPTGDAQVRFHVAYYIVAIEFIIFDVETVFLYPWAVALDQLGWVGLNAMLIFITILGLGLAYSWKKKVLEWN; encoded by the coding sequence ATGGAACTGGGAGTTTATTATGACAGTTTGGTGTATGTCATTATCTTTATTTTGCTAGGAGTTGCGCTTCCAGTCGTAGCACTCACGTTTGGCCGGTTTGTTCGACCGAAAAATCCCTATAAGGAAAAATTGACGACTTATGAAAGTGGGATCGAGCCAACGGGAGATGCTCAAGTCAGGTTTCACGTCGCCTACTACATTGTAGCGATTGAGTTCATCATTTTTGATGTTGAAACCGTTTTCTTGTACCCATGGGCTGTTGCTTTAGATCAGCTAGGGTGGGTAGGTCTTAATGCAATGTTAATCTTCATTACGATTTTAGGATTAGGGCTTGCATATTCTTGGAAAAAGAAGGTGCTGGAATGGAACTAA
- the atpD gene encoding F0F1 ATP synthase subunit beta → MNKGRVTQVMGPVVDVQFERGQLPEIYNALKVQHKAEASGEVDIDLTLEVALHLGDDTVRTIAMDSTDGVIRGMEAMDLAKPISVPVGDNTLGRVFNVLGDNIDLDEAIPEDVRRDPIHRSAPEYDDLSTTTEILETGIKVVDLLAPYVKGGKIGLFGGAGVGKTVLIQELINNIAQEHGGISVFAGVGERTREGNDLYYEMKDSGVITKTAMVFGQMNEPPGARMRVALTGLTMAEYFRDEKGADVLLFIDNIFRFTQAGMEVSALLGRMPSAVGYQPTLATEMGQLQERITSTKKGSVTSIQAIYVPADDYTDPAPATAFAHLDATTNLERKLSEMGIYPAVDPLASTSRALSPEVVGEEHYEIARQVQQTLQKYKELQDIIAILGMDELSDEDKLTVHRARRIQFFLSQNFHVAEQFTGQPGSYVPVKETIKGFKEIIEGKYDDLPEDAFRLVGRIEEVVEKAKEMQ, encoded by the coding sequence ATGAATAAAGGACGCGTCACTCAAGTAATGGGTCCGGTTGTAGACGTACAATTCGAACGCGGACAATTACCTGAAATTTATAACGCACTTAAAGTTCAACATAAAGCCGAAGCTTCTGGTGAAGTGGACATTGACCTTACGTTAGAAGTAGCACTCCACCTTGGAGATGATACTGTACGTACAATCGCTATGGACTCTACAGACGGAGTTATTCGTGGCATGGAAGCTATGGACTTAGCAAAGCCAATCTCTGTTCCTGTTGGAGATAATACATTAGGACGTGTATTTAACGTATTAGGGGATAACATCGATTTAGATGAAGCAATTCCAGAGGATGTTCGTCGTGACCCAATTCATCGTTCAGCACCAGAGTACGATGATTTATCGACAACAACTGAGATTCTAGAAACAGGTATTAAAGTAGTAGACCTTCTCGCTCCTTATGTAAAAGGTGGAAAAATTGGTCTTTTCGGTGGTGCCGGTGTAGGTAAAACCGTATTAATCCAAGAGTTAATCAATAACATTGCCCAAGAGCACGGCGGTATCTCTGTATTCGCTGGTGTAGGTGAACGTACTCGTGAAGGTAACGACCTTTACTACGAGATGAAAGACTCTGGAGTTATTACAAAAACTGCAATGGTATTCGGTCAGATGAATGAGCCGCCAGGAGCGCGTATGCGTGTTGCCTTAACTGGTTTAACAATGGCTGAATACTTCCGTGATGAAAAAGGTGCAGACGTACTACTTTTCATCGATAACATTTTCCGTTTCACGCAAGCTGGTATGGAGGTTTCTGCCTTACTTGGACGTATGCCTTCTGCCGTTGGTTACCAGCCAACACTTGCAACAGAAATGGGTCAACTTCAAGAGCGAATTACATCAACGAAAAAAGGATCTGTTACATCGATCCAGGCAATTTATGTACCTGCCGATGACTACACAGACCCTGCACCAGCGACAGCATTCGCTCACTTAGATGCAACAACAAACTTAGAGCGTAAGTTATCTGAAATGGGTATCTATCCTGCGGTAGACCCTCTTGCATCTACATCTCGTGCCCTTTCACCTGAAGTTGTAGGTGAAGAGCATTATGAAATTGCTCGTCAAGTACAGCAAACACTTCAAAAATATAAAGAATTACAAGATATCATTGCAATCTTAGGTATGGATGAGTTATCAGATGAAGATAAGTTAACGGTACACCGTGCCCGCCGCATTCAATTCTTCTTATCTCAAAACTTCCACGTGGCGGAACAGTTTACTGGTCAGCCAGGATCTTACGTACCTGTTAAAGAGACGATTAAAGGATTTAAAGAAATTATTGAAGGTAAGTACGATGACCTTCCAGAAGATGCTTTCCGTCTCGTAGGCCGTATTGAAGAAGTTGTTGAGAAAGCGAAGGAAATGCAATAG
- the atpG gene encoding ATP synthase F1 subunit gamma → MASMKDIKTSITSKKKTKQITKAMEMVSAAKLNRAQSKATAFFPYTEKIREVVSSIASGNGDTETSHPMLETRDEIKKTGYVVITSDRGLCGAYNSGLLRQTLNLIKERHQSEDEYGIIVIGRVGRDFFKKRGMPIYQEIIGLADQPEYSDIKNIASTTVQMFTDEIFDEVYIHYNHFVSAISQQVTETKLLPLNEFDGNDGNDESATTRLDYMYEPNPEVILEQLLPHYAESLIFGALLDAKASEFGARMTAMRSATDNADEMIDGLTLSYNRARQAAITQEINEIVGGAAALE, encoded by the coding sequence GTGGCTTCAATGAAAGATATAAAAACGAGCATAACTTCAAAAAAGAAAACGAAACAAATCACGAAGGCGATGGAGATGGTTTCAGCTGCAAAGTTAAACCGAGCCCAATCTAAAGCAACTGCCTTTTTTCCTTATACGGAAAAGATTCGTGAAGTTGTTAGTAGTATTGCATCGGGGAATGGAGATACTGAAACGTCCCATCCAATGCTCGAAACACGAGATGAAATAAAGAAGACAGGATATGTCGTTATTACATCAGACCGTGGTTTGTGTGGTGCATATAACAGTGGTTTGTTACGTCAAACATTAAATTTAATTAAAGAGCGGCATCAATCAGAAGATGAATACGGAATCATTGTGATTGGGCGAGTAGGTCGTGATTTTTTCAAAAAACGCGGAATGCCAATTTATCAAGAGATCATAGGGCTTGCCGATCAGCCTGAATACTCGGATATAAAAAATATTGCTTCCACCACTGTTCAAATGTTTACGGATGAAATATTTGATGAAGTGTATATTCACTACAACCACTTTGTTAGTGCGATCAGCCAACAAGTGACGGAAACGAAACTCTTACCATTAAATGAATTTGATGGGAATGACGGTAATGATGAGAGTGCGACTACTAGATTAGACTACATGTATGAGCCGAATCCGGAAGTCATTTTAGAACAGTTATTACCACATTATGCAGAGAGCTTAATTTTCGGGGCATTGTTAGATGCTAAGGCAAGTGAATTTGGAGCACGAATGACAGCAATGCGTTCTGCGACAGATAACGCTGATGAAATGATCGACGGTTTAACGCTATCTTATAACAGAGCAAGACAAGCGGCGATCACTCAAGAAATTAACGAAATTGTCGGCGGTGCAGCTGCCTTAGAATAA
- a CDS encoding NuoI/complex I 23 kDa subunit family protein, whose product MFRLLKGFGVTLNYFRKKKFTIQYPEEKVIMPQRFRGIHRFFPDKCIVCNLCVQACPTDVITLTGKKSEENPKKKVIDTYNIDFQGCILCDFCTEVCPTDAIVMTARYDNLCTFNRSEHFKDIKWLSDNHIYGNYEESDPVPEPEGRGEGK is encoded by the coding sequence ATGTTTCGTTTACTAAAAGGTTTCGGTGTAACGCTGAACTATTTCAGAAAAAAGAAGTTCACCATCCAATATCCAGAAGAAAAAGTAATTATGCCTCAAAGGTTCAGAGGGATTCACCGTTTCTTCCCTGATAAATGTATCGTTTGTAATTTATGCGTTCAAGCATGCCCAACAGATGTCATCACGTTAACAGGGAAAAAGAGCGAAGAAAATCCAAAAAAGAAAGTGATCGATACGTACAATATCGATTTTCAAGGCTGTATTTTATGTGACTTTTGTACAGAAGTTTGTCCGACAGATGCGATTGTTATGACAGCGCGGTATGACAATTTGTGTACCTTTAATAGGTCTGAACATTTTAAAGATATAAAATGGCTTTCTGATAACCACATATATGGAAATTACGAAGAATCGGATCCAGTGCCGGAGCCTGAAGGAAGAGGTGAAGGTAAGTGA
- the nuoL gene encoding NADH-quinone oxidoreductase subunit L — MIQNAWLIPVFPLIAFIILLFFGRTLKRNASYVGITALALSFILSVIVLFERIGGETYTYVVEWITFGSSTITMGYEVTPLNAMMLIVVTLVSLLVHIFSKEYMHEDDRIHVFYSYLGLFSFSMLGLVLAPNVLQLFIFWELVGLCSFLLVGFWYFKPEAAAAAKKAFLTTRIGDVGLLIGLVLLFNATGSFEYGEIFAAVEAGLVNDTMITIIAICIFLGAVGKSAQFPLHVWLPDAMEGPTPVSALIHAATMVAAGVYLVGVMYPLFLASSTAMTVVAYTGAITALFAATIALVNTDIKRILAYSTISQLGFMMLALGTAGYVAGLFHLMTHAFFKALLFLGAGSVIYAVHHRQDIREMGGLWKRMKVTSVTFLLGALAIAGVFPFAGFWSKEEILAAAWLNGDALLFTMAIVTAFMTAFYMFRLFFKAFTGEFRGDHEPHENTKLMTMPLAVLAFLAVTAGLVNAPFAGYPLEGFLMQGLNIGGQPHGELWLAVLSLVVAGGGILLAWAMYYKGSISPDAVSGKAPAVHKLLLNKYYMDELYAKVFVRPTVAIGKVLWELDRYFIDAIVNFVGRLTKNTGRTFGKRHDGQLQTYGLVTIIGGIAIIALAFVLRGYLG; from the coding sequence ATGATACAAAACGCCTGGTTAATACCGGTCTTTCCGCTAATCGCCTTCATCATCCTGTTGTTCTTTGGAAGAACGCTTAAACGGAATGCTTCCTACGTTGGAATAACAGCCTTGGCCCTTTCTTTCATTCTTTCAGTGATCGTACTGTTTGAACGGATTGGCGGAGAAACTTACACATATGTCGTTGAATGGATTACATTTGGCAGTAGTACAATTACCATGGGGTATGAAGTTACTCCATTAAATGCAATGATGCTTATCGTTGTAACTCTTGTAAGTTTATTAGTCCACATTTTCTCAAAAGAATATATGCATGAAGATGATAGAATCCATGTTTTTTATTCATATTTAGGATTGTTCTCATTTTCGATGCTTGGTCTCGTCTTAGCTCCAAACGTTTTACAACTATTTATCTTTTGGGAGCTAGTCGGTCTTTGTTCCTTCTTACTCGTTGGATTTTGGTACTTTAAGCCTGAAGCGGCAGCAGCGGCTAAAAAAGCTTTTTTAACGACGAGAATTGGGGATGTTGGACTTCTTATTGGTCTTGTTCTCCTCTTCAATGCAACTGGAAGTTTCGAATATGGAGAAATTTTTGCTGCAGTTGAAGCAGGGTTAGTCAATGATACGATGATTACGATCATCGCGATCTGTATTTTCTTAGGGGCTGTCGGTAAATCAGCACAATTTCCTCTTCACGTCTGGTTACCTGATGCAATGGAAGGGCCTACACCGGTTAGTGCGTTAATCCACGCAGCTACGATGGTAGCAGCTGGGGTGTACTTAGTTGGGGTCATGTATCCATTATTCCTAGCATCAAGCACAGCAATGACAGTCGTTGCATACACAGGGGCGATTACCGCGTTATTTGCAGCAACGATCGCACTTGTGAACACAGATATTAAACGAATATTAGCATATTCAACGATTAGTCAGCTAGGTTTTATGATGTTAGCACTTGGTACAGCCGGTTATGTTGCAGGACTGTTCCACCTTATGACACATGCATTTTTCAAAGCGTTACTTTTCCTTGGAGCAGGTAGTGTCATTTACGCTGTGCACCACCGACAAGATATTCGAGAAATGGGTGGTCTTTGGAAGCGAATGAAAGTAACGTCTGTAACCTTTTTACTTGGTGCACTAGCTATTGCAGGGGTCTTCCCATTTGCTGGTTTCTGGAGTAAAGAAGAAATTTTAGCAGCAGCTTGGTTAAATGGTGACGCCTTACTATTTACAATGGCTATTGTTACAGCGTTTATGACAGCTTTCTATATGTTTAGACTATTCTTTAAAGCCTTTACAGGTGAATTCCGTGGCGATCATGAACCACATGAAAATACGAAATTAATGACAATGCCGTTAGCGGTGTTAGCATTTTTAGCCGTTACTGCAGGGCTTGTAAATGCACCGTTTGCAGGGTATCCGCTAGAAGGGTTTCTAATGCAAGGTTTAAACATTGGCGGCCAACCTCACGGTGAACTATGGTTAGCGGTTCTTTCATTAGTTGTTGCAGGTGGAGGGATTCTCCTTGCATGGGCGATGTACTATAAAGGATCCATTTCACCAGATGCCGTTTCTGGAAAAGCTCCGGCTGTCCATAAATTATTATTAAATAAATATTATATGGATGAGCTATATGCAAAAGTGTTCGTTCGTCCGACAGTCGCAATTGGTAAAGTATTATGGGAGCTTGATCGATACTTTATTGACGCGATCGTAAACTTCGTTGGACGCTTGACAAAAAATACAGGGCGAACATTTGGAAAACGTCATGACGGTCAGCTTCAGACATATGGCCTTGTGACGATCATCGGAGGAATAGCGATCATTGCTCTTGCCTTCGTGTTAAGGGGGTATTTAG
- the nuoK gene encoding NADH-quinone oxidoreductase subunit NuoK — protein MVPITLFLALGAILFCIGLYGILTRRHLVIVLVCVELMLNSVNINLVAFSSIGPFANITGQVFTLFVITVAAAEAAVGLAILIALYKNRKSIDIIKHDLLRW, from the coding sequence ATGGTGCCAATTACGCTGTTTTTAGCACTAGGAGCCATTTTATTTTGTATCGGATTATACGGAATTTTAACAAGACGTCATTTAGTCATAGTCTTAGTATGTGTTGAACTTATGCTTAACTCAGTCAATATTAATTTAGTTGCTTTCTCTAGTATTGGACCATTTGCCAATATTACAGGGCAAGTATTTACACTGTTCGTCATAACCGTCGCAGCAGCTGAAGCAGCTGTCGGTTTAGCTATCCTCATCGCGCTTTATAAAAATCGAAAGTCAATCGACATCATTAAACATGATTTACTGCGCTGGTAA
- the nuoH gene encoding NADH-quinone oxidoreductase subunit NuoH, whose protein sequence is MDLLSMILYAVIVLQLLLGAVTFAILFERKVIGYMQIRVGPNRHGPWGMFQTIADVMKLLLKEDIIPQAVDRKIFILAPVLSFAPAFGVLAVIPWSENIYGADLNIGLLYFLGLSSITMLGVLMGGWSSNNKYSLLGSIRGVAQMVSYEIPLVLSVLGVVIIAGSLNLRDIVFYQESMGVWFIVPQILAFIVYLISSIAELNRSPFDLPEAESELVSGYHTEYSGFRFAFFMLAEYTYALAISALATILFLGGWLGPAFLPGIVWFLLKMCIFMFIWYWLRATLPRARVDHLMKFGWKVLIPLALLNIVITSIIKVWMG, encoded by the coding sequence ATGGATTTACTAAGTATGATCCTTTACGCGGTCATCGTTCTTCAATTATTACTAGGGGCAGTTACGTTCGCGATATTATTTGAACGAAAAGTAATCGGCTATATGCAAATTCGAGTAGGACCAAATAGACACGGTCCTTGGGGAATGTTTCAAACAATAGCTGACGTAATGAAACTCTTGCTGAAAGAAGATATCATTCCGCAAGCGGTAGATAGAAAGATCTTTATTTTAGCGCCGGTCCTTTCATTTGCTCCTGCTTTTGGTGTTTTGGCCGTTATTCCATGGAGCGAAAACATATACGGCGCGGACTTAAATATCGGTCTGCTTTACTTTTTAGGGTTATCATCGATTACGATGCTCGGTGTATTAATGGGAGGATGGAGTTCAAATAACAAATACTCGTTATTAGGTTCTATCCGCGGTGTCGCTCAAATGGTAAGTTACGAAATTCCACTCGTCTTATCCGTTTTAGGGGTTGTCATTATTGCAGGCTCCTTGAATTTGAGAGATATCGTATTTTATCAAGAAAGCATGGGCGTATGGTTTATCGTCCCACAAATTTTAGCGTTTATCGTATATTTAATCTCTTCAATTGCTGAATTAAACCGATCACCATTTGATTTGCCAGAGGCCGAATCAGAACTTGTTTCTGGTTACCATACGGAATATTCCGGATTTCGCTTTGCTTTCTTTATGCTCGCAGAATACACATATGCTCTTGCGATTTCTGCGTTAGCAACGATTCTATTCCTTGGAGGCTGGTTAGGCCCAGCATTTTTACCAGGAATTGTTTGGTTCTTGCTTAAGATGTGTATCTTCATGTTCATCTGGTATTGGCTACGTGCAACATTACCACGTGCGAGAGTCGACCATTTAATGAAATTCGGTTGGAAGGTACTCATCCCGTTAGCGTTACTAAACATTGTTATAACGTCGATTATTAAAGTGTGGATGGGGTGA
- a CDS encoding F0F1 ATP synthase subunit epsilon, whose product MKTMQANVVTPDGSVFEGQVEMVVAKTLDGEMGIMANHLPLVSPLSIGAVRIKKDSKVQLIAVSGGLMEVRPDEVNILAESAELPSDIDVARARAAKERAERRLEQAKKDNIDFKRAELALKRAINRLEVSDR is encoded by the coding sequence GTGAAGACGATGCAAGCAAATGTCGTCACTCCTGATGGCAGTGTATTTGAAGGACAGGTAGAAATGGTTGTCGCGAAAACTTTAGATGGTGAGATGGGGATTATGGCCAATCACTTACCACTCGTTTCGCCACTATCCATTGGTGCCGTTCGTATAAAAAAAGATTCAAAGGTTCAGCTCATTGCTGTCAGTGGCGGTTTAATGGAAGTTCGCCCTGACGAAGTAAATATATTAGCTGAATCTGCTGAACTCCCATCAGATATCGATGTAGCTCGTGCTCGTGCAGCAAAAGAACGTGCAGAGCGCCGCTTAGAGCAAGCGAAAAAAGATAACATCGATTTCAAGAGAGCAGAATTAGCTCTGAAACGTGCGATTAATCGCCTTGAAGTTTCAGATAGATAA
- a CDS encoding NADH-quinone oxidoreductase subunit J, protein MNVHMIFFLILAIVAIAGAVCVLGFKKISHRIVSMAFSFLAIAGLYFLLRAEFIGIVQIMVYVGAITILFIFGMMMTDHRNVSFGGNPRKVHKFLSFIAVSGLLGAMLYGIISMDLPVNEDHYIGTAESIGLELYGNYIIAFIAVGFLLTAALVGAIVIARKEAE, encoded by the coding sequence GTGAATGTCCACATGATCTTTTTTCTCATTTTAGCAATTGTTGCAATAGCTGGTGCGGTCTGCGTTCTCGGTTTTAAGAAGATTTCTCACCGTATTGTTTCGATGGCGTTTAGTTTTTTAGCGATAGCAGGTCTGTACTTCTTGCTTCGTGCTGAATTTATCGGGATCGTTCAAATTATGGTGTATGTTGGGGCGATTACGATCCTATTCATCTTCGGTATGATGATGACAGACCACAGAAATGTATCGTTTGGAGGCAACCCACGTAAAGTTCATAAATTCTTAAGCTTTATCGCTGTATCTGGTCTTTTAGGAGCAATGCTCTACGGAATAATAAGCATGGATTTGCCGGTAAACGAAGACCATTACATTGGTACAGCAGAAAGTATTGGACTCGAATTATACGGGAATTATATCATCGCCTTCATTGCTGTAGGGTTTTTATTAACAGCCGCCCTTGTGGGAGCGATTGTTATCGCGCGGAAGGAGGCTGAATAA
- a CDS encoding NuoB/complex I 20 kDa subunit family protein has product MELKGFKDLEHYDPRVLEDVKRNVFFTKVEQLKAWSRTSSLWPLTFGLACCAIEMMGTGAARYDFDRFGVIFRASPRHSDVMIVAGTVTSKMAPVLRTLYDQMPEPKWVIAMGSCATCGGPYKEAYSVLNGVDKIVPVDVYVAGCPPTPPALLDGVEKLREKIRLEAKGEKVSPE; this is encoded by the coding sequence ATGGAACTAAAAGGGTTTAAAGATTTAGAACACTATGATCCGAGAGTATTGGAAGATGTAAAGAGGAATGTATTTTTTACGAAAGTTGAACAGTTAAAAGCGTGGTCAAGAACATCATCACTTTGGCCATTAACGTTCGGTTTAGCTTGTTGCGCGATCGAAATGATGGGAACCGGTGCAGCAAGATATGACTTTGACCGTTTCGGGGTCATTTTTAGAGCGTCACCTCGTCACTCTGATGTCATGATCGTAGCCGGAACTGTTACTTCTAAGATGGCACCTGTTCTACGAACTTTGTATGACCAAATGCCAGAGCCGAAATGGGTGATTGCGATGGGCTCATGTGCAACATGTGGTGGTCCATACAAAGAAGCGTATAGTGTATTGAACGGTGTAGACAAAATTGTTCCAGTTGATGTTTACGTTGCTGGTTGTCCACCAACTCCTCCTGCATTATTAGATGGTGTTGAAAAATTACGTGAGAAGATTCGCCTTGAAGCAAAAGGAGAGAAGGTGAGTCCAGAATGA
- a CDS encoding NADH-quinone oxidoreductase subunit C has protein sequence MTEEKNNKQNQEQEEQEEVVEVHPNQEVLDMFVEKVNHFQGDEVVAEAKLNFDKPMIILESSNWSLKLAKFLHDDSDLQFDFLSCITGVDYDEHMEVVYNFYSTKLDQYLYVKVKTPREKPSVVSVESVWKTADYLERETYDLLGIDFPGHWNLKRILLEDDWEGHPLRKDYVTDKKALGLD, from the coding sequence ATGACAGAAGAAAAAAACAACAAACAAAATCAAGAACAAGAGGAACAAGAAGAAGTAGTTGAAGTGCATCCGAATCAGGAAGTTTTAGACATGTTCGTTGAAAAGGTAAATCACTTCCAAGGAGATGAAGTCGTCGCAGAAGCGAAGCTGAACTTTGATAAACCGATGATTATACTAGAAAGCTCTAATTGGTCTTTGAAACTAGCAAAATTCCTTCATGATGATTCCGACCTTCAATTTGATTTTCTCTCCTGCATTACTGGGGTTGATTACGATGAACATATGGAAGTCGTTTACAACTTTTACTCCACAAAATTAGATCAGTATTTATATGTCAAAGTAAAAACACCTCGTGAAAAACCGTCAGTTGTCTCAGTCGAATCGGTATGGAAAACAGCTGATTATTTAGAAAGAGAAACATATGACTTACTAGGAATAGACTTCCCTGGACATTGGAATTTAAAGCGTATCTTGCTTGAAGATGATTGGGAAGGTCATCCGTTAAGGAAAGACTACGTCACAGACAAGAAAGCCCTAGGCTTGGATTAG
- a CDS encoding NADH-quinone oxidoreductase subunit D: protein MAIKTEEMTLNMGPQHPSTHGVFRLQVKVNGETIREAEPIMGYLHRGSEKLAEGFMYSQFIPYTDRLDYLNAMTNNYIYCAGVEELLGWEIPERAEYLRVITMELNRIASHLVWWGTYLLDIGALSPFLYAFRDRDLILDRLNEISGARMTFNYMRIGGVKWDAPDGWIEKVIETVKEVRENIKEYDTLVTGNEIFQARTIGVGKLSKEDVINWGLTGPIARASGVGIDLRKTEPYSIYDRFDFDVPVREEGDAFARYKVRIAEMHESLKIIEQACDQIPEGDIIHKKGKRLMMIKPPAGEVYKRCEASKGEIGVYIISNKKNKPYRVKLRRPSFVNVSILQDMLVGESIQNLVTIFGSLDVVLGEVDA, encoded by the coding sequence ATGGCGATTAAAACAGAAGAAATGACGTTGAATATGGGGCCGCAACACCCAAGTACACATGGTGTTTTCCGTTTGCAAGTAAAAGTTAATGGAGAGACCATTCGTGAAGCAGAACCGATTATGGGCTATTTACATCGCGGGTCTGAAAAGCTTGCTGAAGGGTTTATGTATTCGCAGTTTATCCCTTACACAGATCGACTCGATTATTTAAATGCCATGACAAATAACTATATTTATTGTGCTGGTGTTGAGGAGTTGCTAGGTTGGGAGATACCTGAGCGCGCAGAGTACTTACGAGTCATTACGATGGAATTAAACCGAATTGCAAGTCACCTTGTTTGGTGGGGAACGTATTTACTAGATATCGGTGCATTAAGCCCATTCCTTTACGCGTTTAGAGACCGAGATTTGATTTTAGATCGATTAAATGAAATTAGTGGTGCTCGAATGACCTTTAACTACATGCGTATCGGTGGGGTGAAATGGGATGCTCCAGACGGGTGGATCGAAAAGGTAATAGAAACGGTAAAAGAAGTTCGTGAAAATATTAAAGAGTATGACACGCTCGTTACTGGAAATGAAATATTCCAGGCGAGAACGATAGGGGTAGGCAAGTTATCAAAAGAGGATGTTATTAACTGGGGGCTAACAGGACCAATCGCAAGAGCAAGTGGGGTCGGTATCGATTTAAGAAAAACAGAGCCATATTCGATATATGACCGCTTCGACTTCGATGTACCAGTACGTGAAGAGGGAGATGCTTTTGCAAGATATAAAGTGAGAATTGCAGAAATGCATGAATCATTAAAGATCATTGAACAGGCGTGCGATCAAATACCAGAAGGGGACATCATTCATAAAAAAGGAAAGCGATTAATGATGATTAAACCTCCTGCTGGAGAAGTATACAAACGCTGTGAAGCTTCAAAAGGTGAAATTGGTGTTTATATCATAAGTAACAAAAAAAATAAACCATACCGTGTAAAGCTTCGTAGACCATCCTTTGTAAACGTCTCGATCTTGCAAGATATGTTAGTAGGAGAGTCAATTCAAAACCTCGTTACGATTTTCGGAAGTTTAGATGTCGTTCTCGGGGAGGTTGATGCGTGA